A genomic region of Dactylococcopsis salina PCC 8305 contains the following coding sequences:
- a CDS encoding glycoside hydrolase family 13 protein, producing the protein MSIQTPNWVKNAVFYEIFPDRFAKAKPPKNASQNFQQVEFEPWHDPPTIQGYKGGNLWGVMEKLDYLQDLGITALYFTPIFQSACNHRYHTHDYYRVDPILGGNEALQELLKQAHQRNMKVVLDGVFNHASRGFFYFNDILENGPYSPWVNWFHIQDWPVSAYNGDLPANYAGWVGNRALPEFNHENPDVREYIMQVGEYWIKQGIDGWRLDVPYQIEIPGFWEEFRERVKKINSEAYIVGEVWSDARYWLDGNQFDGVMNYVFTGPTIAFTAGDRVDRALVEQPDYTPYPAQNASEYAQHIETLLGMYDWEIQLTQLNLLASHDTARLFSIAQGDRASVKLATMLLLTFPGAPCIYYGDEVGLPGALDPDSRRCFPSEEAWDQDLLQWHKTLIQLRHRYPALRTGEYKILYAKNLVYVFARSLAASELIIGINAATEATEVQVSTDQLHSQPQNKLCGEGNWRWEKDTLVLSLPPRQGCLIG; encoded by the coding sequence ATGTCAATACAAACTCCCAATTGGGTGAAAAACGCTGTCTTTTACGAAATTTTTCCCGATCGATTTGCCAAAGCAAAACCGCCTAAAAATGCCTCTCAAAACTTCCAACAAGTTGAGTTTGAACCTTGGCATGATCCCCCAACCATACAGGGATACAAAGGAGGAAACCTTTGGGGAGTCATGGAAAAACTTGACTATTTGCAAGACTTAGGAATTACAGCGCTATATTTCACCCCCATTTTCCAATCAGCTTGTAACCATCGCTATCACACCCATGATTATTATCGGGTTGATCCCATTTTAGGAGGAAATGAAGCGTTACAAGAACTATTAAAACAAGCCCATCAGCGTAATATGAAAGTGGTTTTAGACGGCGTTTTTAATCATGCTAGTCGTGGCTTTTTCTACTTTAACGACATTTTAGAAAATGGTCCTTATTCGCCTTGGGTGAATTGGTTTCACATTCAAGATTGGCCCGTTTCCGCTTATAATGGTGACTTACCTGCTAATTATGCGGGTTGGGTGGGAAACCGCGCTCTTCCTGAATTTAATCACGAAAATCCCGACGTGCGAGAGTATATTATGCAGGTGGGGGAGTATTGGATAAAACAGGGCATTGATGGCTGGCGCTTAGATGTACCTTATCAAATTGAAATTCCTGGGTTTTGGGAAGAGTTTCGAGAAAGAGTCAAGAAAATTAATTCTGAAGCCTATATTGTCGGAGAAGTCTGGAGTGACGCACGCTATTGGCTAGATGGAAATCAGTTTGATGGGGTGATGAATTATGTGTTTACAGGTCCGACGATCGCATTTACCGCAGGCGATCGCGTCGATCGCGCCCTAGTGGAACAGCCCGATTATACCCCGTATCCCGCACAAAATGCCAGTGAGTACGCCCAACACATAGAAACCTTGCTAGGAATGTATGATTGGGAGATTCAACTTACACAATTGAACCTTCTCGCCAGCCATGATACAGCAAGATTATTCAGCATTGCCCAGGGCGATCGCGCCAGTGTTAAACTAGCAACCATGCTCTTGTTAACCTTTCCAGGTGCCCCTTGCATTTATTATGGGGACGAAGTGGGATTACCTGGCGCACTCGATCCTGATTCTCGTCGATGTTTCCCCTCAGAAGAAGCATGGGATCAAGATTTATTACAATGGCACAAAACCCTAATTCAGTTACGCCATCGTTACCCCGCATTGCGAACTGGAGAGTATAAAATCCTTTATGCTAAAAATTTAGTTTATGTATTTGCGCGAAGTTTAGCCGCCTCAGAATTAATCATTGGGATTAACGCCGCAACAGAAGCAACAGAAGTTCAGGTTTCCACAGATCAACTACACAGTCAACCCCAAAACAAACTCTGTGGGGAAGGAAATTGGCGTTGGGAGAAAGACACACTCGTTTTAAGTTTACCCCCACGACAAGGCTGTTTAATCGGCTGA
- a CDS encoding CHAT domain-containing protein: protein MAALYRSQGRYSEAIPLLQQALAMYKRLFPDDHPRVALSLNNLAGLYSSQGNYSEAVAFLKRGTDVEEAVLSRNLVTGSEQQKRAYLETFSGSTNYPISLHLQNIPNNQDAANLALTTILRRKGRVLDVLGNSLRQLQANSDSQTKALFQELSQVQNQLSQLVYNPSPQSNRQVIQDLETKATNLEAELMNRSAEFRQQVKPVNIADVQKVIPDNAILLEFIQYQPVNPKTNESGSPRYAVYLLRSSGEVQWADLGEAEVIDQKIDRARNVFKEVEETIASTPRFALPQVLAENLAQSYTPAAQELYQQILAPISEMIEESEHLLIAPDSSLNLIPFAGLIDSQNRYLLETHRITYLTSGRDLLRFQLPDGKTERSLLFANPTYSSPGQSTIQLTSSQTRGSNQRSGDLDTLEFGALPGTATEGSAIAQLFPQMQVLTEEAATENALKSSENSRILHIATHGAVTSDQ, encoded by the coding sequence TTGGCAGCGCTGTACCGTAGTCAGGGCAGATACAGTGAGGCGATACCTTTGTTGCAACAAGCCTTGGCGATGTATAAACGCCTCTTCCCCGATGACCATCCCCGTGTTGCTTTAAGTCTCAATAACTTGGCAGGGCTGTACTCAAGTCAAGGAAACTACAGTGAAGCAGTTGCTTTTCTCAAACGGGGAACAGATGTGGAAGAAGCGGTTCTTTCCCGCAACCTTGTGACGGGTTCTGAACAACAGAAGCGGGCTTATTTAGAGACTTTCAGTGGGTCAACCAACTATCCCATTTCCCTCCACTTACAAAATATCCCCAATAACCAAGACGCTGCAAACCTTGCTTTAACCACGATTCTGCGACGAAAGGGTCGGGTGCTTGATGTTTTAGGCAACTCTCTGCGTCAACTGCAAGCCAATAGCGATTCTCAAACCAAAGCACTCTTTCAAGAATTGTCCCAAGTCCAAAACCAACTCTCTCAACTGGTTTACAACCCCTCTCCACAATCTAACCGCCAAGTTATTCAAGATTTAGAAACGAAAGCCACCAATCTAGAAGCGGAATTGATGAACCGCAGTGCGGAATTTCGTCAGCAGGTGAAGCCTGTTAATATCGCAGACGTTCAAAAGGTCATTCCTGATAATGCTATCTTATTAGAGTTTATTCAATATCAACCTGTCAACCCGAAAACCAATGAGTCGGGAAGCCCTCGCTATGCCGTTTATCTGCTGCGTTCATCAGGGGAAGTACAATGGGCGGACTTAGGAGAAGCAGAAGTGATTGATCAAAAAATCGATCGCGCGAGAAATGTATTTAAGGAAGTGGAAGAAACCATTGCTTCTACCCCACGATTTGCCCTCCCGCAGGTTTTAGCGGAAAACTTAGCCCAATCTTATACCCCAGCAGCCCAAGAACTCTATCAGCAAATTCTTGCCCCGATCAGTGAGATGATAGAAGAGAGTGAACATCTTCTCATTGCTCCTGACAGCAGCCTCAACTTAATTCCTTTTGCTGGGCTGATCGATTCCCAAAACCGCTATCTGTTAGAAACCCATCGCATTACTTATCTCACTTCAGGTCGAGATTTATTGCGCTTCCAACTCCCAGACGGCAAAACCGAACGCTCTCTCCTTTTTGCTAACCCCACTTACAGCAGTCCAGGTCAGTCCACGATTCAACTTACAAGCAGTCAGACTCGCGGGAGTAATCAACGCTCTGGCGATTTAGACACTTTAGAATTTGGTGCGTTACCAGGCACCGCAACAGAAGGAAGCGCGATCGCGCAATTATTTCCTCAAATGCAAGTCTTAACGGAAGAAGCAGCTACAGAAAACGCTCTCAAATCCTCTGAAAACTCCCGCATCCTCCATATTGCAACTCATGGCGCAGTGACCAGTGACCAGTGA
- a CDS encoding tetratricopeptide repeat protein has protein sequence MKAKRQKAMIALLGALGFTVIGGDVAYPQQLELAQIDVKEFDQEQFIREATRINEANRLFQQVVQLYQEGKYAEAIPLAEQALTLYKEAVGEDHLAVAQTLNNLAVLYENQGRYSEVEPLYQQALAIQKRALGDDHPNVASSLNNLAGLYYRQGRYSEAEPLFKQALAMHKRLFPDDHPNVATSLNNLALLYESQGRYSEAEPLYQQALAMRQRLFPDDHPVLLPVSIIWQRCTVVRADTVRRYLCCNKPWRCINASSPMTIPVLL, from the coding sequence ATGAAAGCAAAGAGACAAAAAGCGATGATCGCCCTACTGGGAGCATTGGGGTTCACTGTTATAGGTGGAGATGTGGCTTATCCTCAACAGTTAGAGCTTGCTCAGATAGATGTCAAAGAGTTTGACCAAGAACAGTTTATTAGAGAAGCTACCCGTATAAATGAAGCTAATCGCTTGTTTCAGCAGGTGGTTCAACTGTATCAGGAAGGAAAGTATGCTGAAGCGATACCATTGGCAGAACAAGCCTTGACTTTGTATAAAGAGGCTGTAGGAGAAGACCATCTTGCTGTCGCTCAAACTCTCAATAATTTGGCAGTGCTGTACGAAAATCAGGGAAGATACAGTGAAGTCGAACCTTTGTACCAACAAGCCTTGGCAATACAAAAACGTGCTTTGGGAGATGACCATCCCAATGTTGCCTCCAGTCTCAATAATTTGGCAGGGCTGTACTATAGACAGGGCAGATACAGTGAAGCTGAACCCTTGTTTAAACAAGCCTTGGCGATGCATAAACGCCTTTTTCCCGATGACCATCCCAATGTTGCCACCAGTCTCAATAATTTGGCATTGCTGTACGAAAGTCAGGGCAGATACAGTGAAGCGGAACCCTTGTACCAACAAGCCTTGGCGATGAGACAACGCCTCTTCCCCGATGACCATCCCGTGTTGCTACCAGTCTCAATAATTTGGCAGCGCTGTACCGTAGTCAGGGCAGATACAGTGAGGCGATACCTTTGTTGCAACAAGCCTTGGCGATGTATAAACGCCTCTTCCCCGATGACCATCCCCGTGTTGCTTTAA
- a CDS encoding ATP-dependent Clp protease ATP-binding subunit has protein sequence MFERFTEKAIKVIMLAQEEARRLGHNFVGTEQILLGLIGEGTGVAAKVLKSMGVNLKDARIEVEKIIGRGSGFVAVEIPFTPRAKRVLELSLEEARQLGHNYIGTEHLLLGLIREGEGVAARVLENLGVDLSKVRTQVIRMLGETAEVSSGGGQGRTKTPTLDEFGSNLTQLAADSKLDPVVGRQNEIERVIQILGRRTKNNPVLIGEPGVGKTAIAEGLAQRIGNEDVPDILENKRVVTLDIGLLVAGTKYRGEFEERLKKIMDEIRQAGNVILVIDEVHTLIGAGAAEGAIDAANILKPALARGELQCIGATTLDEYRKHIERDAALERRFQPVMVGEPSVEETVEILYGLRDRYEQHHKLRITDEALDAAAKLSDRYISDRQLPDKAIDLIDEAGSRVRLLNSQLPPAAKELDQELRQVLKQKDDAVRSQDFDRAGELRDREMEIKGEIRALASAKTAESNKEDQPGPIVGVEEIAHIVSSWTGVPVSKITETESQKLLHLEETLHERLIGQEEAVKSVSRAIRRARVGLKNPNRPIASFIFSGPTGVGKTELTKSLASYFFGSEEAMIRLDMSEFMERHTVSKLIGSPPGYVGYNEGGQLTEAVRRRPYTVVLFDEIEKAHPDVFNMLLQILEDGRLTDAKGRTVDFKNTLLIMTSNIGSKVIEKGGGGLGFELDQDQAESQYNRIRSLVNEELKQYFRPEFLNRLDEIIVFRQLNREEVKEIAEIMLREVFSRLTEQEINLEVTEAFRERLVEEGYNPSYGARPLRRAIMRLLEDILAEEILSGRLSEGDTATVDVVEGEVKVFPQEKKKELLPQGSE, from the coding sequence ATGTTTGAACGCTTCACAGAAAAAGCAATTAAGGTGATTATGCTTGCTCAAGAGGAAGCACGTCGCCTCGGTCATAATTTCGTTGGCACAGAACAAATCCTTCTTGGCTTAATCGGAGAAGGAACAGGAGTGGCAGCGAAAGTTCTTAAGTCAATGGGAGTCAATCTTAAAGATGCTCGCATTGAAGTGGAAAAAATTATCGGACGCGGTTCTGGTTTTGTTGCGGTGGAAATTCCATTTACTCCGAGAGCGAAACGAGTATTGGAGCTTTCTTTAGAAGAAGCGCGACAACTAGGACACAATTATATTGGAACTGAACACCTGCTTCTAGGTTTGATTCGAGAAGGAGAAGGCGTGGCAGCAAGGGTGTTAGAAAATTTAGGGGTTGACCTCTCGAAAGTTCGCACCCAAGTGATTCGGATGTTAGGAGAAACCGCAGAAGTTTCTAGTGGTGGGGGTCAAGGTCGGACGAAAACCCCAACCCTCGATGAGTTTGGTTCTAATTTGACCCAACTCGCTGCCGATAGCAAACTTGATCCCGTTGTCGGTCGTCAGAATGAAATTGAACGGGTGATCCAGATTTTGGGTCGGCGGACAAAAAATAATCCCGTTTTAATTGGTGAACCAGGTGTCGGTAAAACGGCGATCGCGGAAGGATTAGCGCAACGCATCGGTAATGAGGATGTCCCCGATATTTTGGAAAATAAACGGGTGGTAACGCTCGATATTGGTTTACTGGTCGCTGGAACGAAATATCGTGGGGAATTTGAAGAACGCCTCAAGAAAATTATGGATGAGATTCGTCAAGCGGGAAATGTCATTCTCGTAATTGATGAGGTTCACACTTTAATTGGTGCTGGTGCAGCCGAAGGGGCGATCGATGCGGCGAATATTCTTAAACCCGCATTGGCTCGCGGTGAGTTACAGTGTATCGGTGCAACAACCCTCGATGAGTACCGCAAGCACATCGAACGGGATGCGGCGTTAGAACGTCGTTTTCAACCCGTGATGGTGGGAGAACCCTCTGTCGAAGAAACAGTGGAAATTCTTTACGGATTGCGCGATCGGTATGAACAGCATCATAAACTGAGAATTACCGATGAGGCGCTCGATGCGGCGGCAAAACTTTCCGATCGTTACATCAGCGATCGTCAGTTACCAGATAAGGCGATCGACCTCATTGATGAAGCGGGTTCACGGGTGCGTTTATTAAATTCACAACTCCCCCCAGCAGCGAAAGAATTAGACCAAGAATTGCGTCAGGTGTTGAAACAAAAAGATGACGCAGTACGGTCTCAAGACTTCGATCGAGCGGGAGAATTGCGCGATCGAGAAATGGAAATCAAAGGGGAAATTCGCGCCCTCGCCTCGGCAAAAACCGCAGAAAGCAATAAAGAAGATCAACCCGGACCCATCGTTGGTGTGGAAGAAATCGCCCACATCGTCTCCTCTTGGACTGGGGTTCCCGTCAGTAAAATCACGGAAACCGAATCCCAAAAACTCTTACATCTGGAAGAAACCCTACACGAACGACTCATTGGTCAGGAAGAGGCGGTCAAATCCGTTTCTCGTGCCATTCGTCGCGCCCGTGTTGGCTTGAAAAATCCCAACCGCCCGATCGCCAGCTTCATCTTCTCTGGTCCCACTGGCGTTGGTAAAACTGAGCTAACTAAATCCTTAGCCAGTTACTTCTTCGGTTCAGAAGAAGCCATGATCCGCCTTGATATGTCCGAGTTCATGGAACGTCATACCGTTTCCAAACTGATTGGTTCACCGCCAGGATATGTCGGTTATAACGAAGGGGGACAACTCACCGAAGCCGTGCGCCGTCGTCCTTATACCGTCGTCCTCTTTGACGAAATCGAAAAAGCGCACCCCGATGTCTTCAATATGCTTCTGCAAATTTTAGAAGACGGTCGCTTAACCGATGCGAAAGGTCGGACAGTGGATTTCAAAAATACTCTGTTAATTATGACCTCCAACATTGGGTCTAAAGTCATTGAAAAAGGTGGTGGCGGTTTAGGCTTTGAATTAGATCAAGACCAAGCCGAATCTCAATATAACCGCATTCGTTCCCTCGTTAACGAAGAATTGAAACAATACTTCCGACCTGAATTCCTCAACCGTCTTGACGAAATCATCGTCTTCCGTCAACTCAACCGTGAGGAAGTCAAAGAAATTGCGGAAATCATGTTACGAGAAGTCTTTTCTCGTCTCACCGAACAAGAAATCAATTTAGAAGTGACCGAGGCGTTCCGAGAGCGGTTAGTAGAAGAAGGATACAACCCCAGCTATGGCGCTCGTCCTCTCCGTCGTGCCATTATGCGCTTGTTAGAAGATATCCTCGCCGAGGAAATTCTCTCTGGTCGTTTAAGCGAAGGAGACACAGCAACCGTCGATGTGGTAGAAGGGGAAGTTAAAGTCTTTCCTCAAGAGAAGAAGAAAGAATTGCTCCCTCAAGGATCAGAGTAA
- the rimI gene encoding ribosomal protein S18-alanine N-acetyltransferase: MQLEIKPLTKDYLEETVALDRICFGGLWTKGAYEREIDSPNSLLLAIVKKDAAREKLIGIGCFWAIVEEAHLTLLGIDPHYRRQGLGELLLCQLLEKAREWSLERATLEVRVSNTSAIALYEKLGFAVAGRRKDYYPIPPEDALILWHSKLDDENLREKLQKLQQKRSATLLTKGWQILQSN; this comes from the coding sequence ATGCAGCTAGAAATTAAACCGTTAACAAAAGACTATCTAGAAGAAACTGTAGCGCTCGATCGAATCTGTTTTGGCGGACTTTGGACAAAAGGCGCTTATGAACGAGAAATTGATAGCCCCAACAGTCTCTTATTAGCAATCGTCAAGAAAGATGCAGCAAGAGAAAAACTCATTGGAATTGGTTGTTTCTGGGCGATCGTAGAAGAAGCACATCTTACTCTTTTAGGAATTGATCCCCACTATCGCCGACAAGGATTAGGAGAATTATTACTCTGTCAATTGTTAGAAAAAGCGAGAGAGTGGTCATTAGAAAGAGCAACTTTAGAAGTGAGAGTCTCCAACACCAGCGCGATCGCCCTTTACGAAAAACTGGGATTCGCCGTCGCCGGACGCAGAAAAGACTATTATCCCATTCCCCCAGAAGATGCGCTGATTCTGTGGCACTCAAAACTCGATGATGAAAATTTAAGGGAAAAGTTACAGAAGTTACAGCAGAAAAGATCGGCTACCCTCTTGACGAAAGGATGGCAGATATTGCAAAGTAATTAG
- a CDS encoding peroxiredoxin: MALAIGTKAPDFTTKDSDGNTVSLSDFKGKMVVLYFYPKDDTPGCTKEAEGFRDNYQKYQDQEMVVLGVSRDDEASHKMFKEKYGLPFTLLADVDGSITKAYDADGGAVSKRITYVIDGDGNISYVDSNVNTSTHADDVLNAVQ; the protein is encoded by the coding sequence ATGGCACTCGCAATTGGTACAAAAGCACCCGATTTTACAACGAAAGATAGTGACGGAAATACCGTTTCTCTTTCAGATTTTAAGGGGAAAATGGTTGTTCTCTATTTTTATCCTAAAGATGACACTCCCGGTTGTACGAAAGAAGCAGAAGGTTTCCGCGATAACTACCAAAAATATCAAGATCAAGAAATGGTGGTTTTAGGAGTCAGTCGGGATGATGAAGCCTCTCACAAAATGTTTAAAGAGAAGTATGGCTTACCTTTTACCCTCTTAGCGGATGTGGATGGTAGTATTACCAAAGCCTATGATGCTGATGGGGGTGCGGTTTCCAAGCGTATTACCTATGTTATTGATGGTGACGGAAACATTAGTTATGTTGACAGCAATGTTAATACTAGCACCCATGCTGATGATGTTTTGAATGCAGTTCAATAA